In Arthrobacter sp. StoSoilB5, one genomic interval encodes:
- a CDS encoding cysteine synthase family protein, translating into MSTAIRKHGIHAAAGLPDGLDASVLDKVGNTPLVKLEALGRGLGSTIHIKLESENPGGSIKDRTALSMVRAAERSGELQPGATIVESTSGNTGIGLALIGRLTGHPVVVVTGDTISQEKLAALHSYGARVVLTDWSAPSESPENARAVAARITAGTPGAWRPMQFDNPANPAAHYQTTGPEIWEQTHGLVTHFVAGIGTGGTISGNGRFLKEKVAASRPGGHLEVVGADPYGSAYSGGHPGEILVDGVGNSWPEAEWPKAFDRSIVDRFLRIPNDEVYSTVHQLLDEEGLALGPSSGLAVAAALRVARAAPHGSVVVAIAPDAGTNYLSKAFNPVWLAENGIHLARDAD; encoded by the coding sequence GTGAGTACAGCGATCCGCAAACATGGCATACACGCGGCGGCAGGTTTGCCGGACGGGCTGGATGCTTCCGTGCTGGACAAAGTGGGCAATACTCCGCTGGTGAAATTGGAAGCCCTGGGCCGTGGATTGGGCAGCACCATCCACATCAAGCTTGAGTCCGAGAACCCGGGCGGATCCATCAAGGACCGTACGGCGCTGAGCATGGTCCGGGCTGCCGAGCGCTCAGGGGAGTTGCAGCCGGGCGCAACCATTGTGGAGAGCACTTCCGGTAATACCGGGATCGGACTGGCGCTCATTGGGCGGCTGACCGGCCATCCCGTTGTAGTGGTCACGGGCGACACCATCTCCCAGGAGAAGCTCGCGGCGCTCCACAGCTACGGTGCGCGCGTGGTCCTGACGGACTGGAGCGCACCCTCCGAATCCCCCGAGAACGCCCGCGCCGTGGCGGCGCGAATCACTGCCGGGACTCCCGGCGCGTGGCGGCCCATGCAGTTCGACAACCCTGCCAATCCTGCCGCGCATTACCAAACCACGGGTCCGGAGATCTGGGAGCAGACCCACGGTTTGGTGACGCATTTCGTGGCTGGCATCGGAACTGGTGGGACCATCAGCGGCAACGGCCGGTTCCTGAAAGAAAAGGTTGCGGCCTCGCGGCCGGGCGGACACCTTGAAGTGGTGGGCGCTGACCCCTACGGCTCCGCCTACAGCGGTGGACATCCCGGGGAGATCCTGGTGGACGGCGTAGGTAATTCCTGGCCCGAGGCTGAATGGCCCAAGGCCTTTGACCGGTCCATTGTTGACCGTTTCCTGCGCATCCCCAACGACGAGGTCTACTCCACGGTGCATCAGCTCCTCGACGAAGAAGGGCTTGCGCTGGGTCCATCGTCCGGACTCGCGGTGGCTGCTGCCCTGCGTGTGGCCCGGGCCGCACCCCACGGTTCGGTAGTGGTGGCCATAGCGCCCGACGCCGGAACGAACTACCTGAGCAAGGCCTTCAACCCGGTGTGGCTGGCAGAGAACGGAATCCATCTGGCCCGCGACGCCGACTAG
- a CDS encoding O-succinylhomoserine sulfhydrylase: MTFNPDAASWSPDTQAVRGGLDRTNFQETSEPVFLNSGFVYESAAAAERAFTGEDERFVYSRYGNPSVATFQERLRLLEGTEACFATASGMSAVFTALGALLAAGDRVVAARSLFGSCFVILNEILPRWGVETVFVDGPDLEQWRAALSEPTTAVFFESPSNPMQEIVDIAAVSELAHAAGATVVVDNVFATPLLQRCGDLGADVIVYSGTKHIDGQGRVLGGAIMGTKEFIDGPVKQLMRHTGPSLSAFNAWVLTKGLETIGLRVNHSSASALKIAEWLEQQPAISWVKYPLLKSHPQYELAAKQMKAGGTVLTFELLPSSGRSAKDAAFALLDGLRVIDISNNLGDSKSLITHPATTTHRAMGPEGRAAIGLSDGVVRLSVGLEDVDDLILDLEKALKQV; the protein is encoded by the coding sequence GTGACTTTCAATCCTGATGCCGCCAGTTGGAGCCCTGACACACAGGCAGTACGCGGCGGCCTTGACCGTACCAACTTCCAGGAAACGTCCGAACCCGTTTTCCTGAACTCCGGCTTCGTCTACGAATCCGCTGCCGCCGCCGAACGCGCCTTCACCGGCGAGGACGAACGCTTCGTCTACTCGCGCTACGGCAACCCGTCCGTGGCCACCTTCCAGGAGCGGCTGCGCCTGCTCGAAGGCACCGAGGCATGCTTTGCGACCGCGTCCGGCATGTCCGCGGTCTTCACCGCTTTGGGTGCCCTGTTGGCTGCCGGTGACCGCGTGGTTGCCGCCCGTTCCCTGTTCGGCTCGTGCTTCGTCATCCTCAACGAGATCCTGCCGCGCTGGGGCGTTGAAACAGTGTTCGTCGACGGTCCGGACCTCGAGCAGTGGCGTGCCGCCCTCTCCGAGCCGACCACCGCCGTCTTCTTCGAATCGCCCTCGAACCCCATGCAGGAAATCGTGGACATTGCCGCCGTCAGCGAGCTGGCGCATGCCGCAGGGGCGACTGTCGTCGTCGACAATGTCTTTGCCACTCCCCTGCTGCAGCGCTGCGGTGACTTGGGCGCAGACGTCATCGTGTATTCCGGCACCAAGCACATCGATGGCCAGGGACGTGTCCTCGGCGGCGCAATCATGGGCACCAAGGAATTCATCGATGGCCCGGTCAAGCAGTTGATGCGGCACACCGGACCTTCACTCTCCGCGTTCAACGCCTGGGTGTTGACCAAGGGCCTGGAGACCATCGGCTTGCGCGTGAACCACAGCTCGGCCTCCGCTTTGAAAATCGCGGAATGGCTTGAGCAGCAACCTGCCATCAGCTGGGTCAAGTACCCCTTGCTGAAATCGCACCCCCAGTACGAGCTTGCAGCCAAGCAGATGAAGGCCGGCGGTACCGTACTGACCTTCGAGCTGCTGCCCTCTTCCGGGCGTTCCGCCAAGGACGCCGCCTTCGCATTGCTGGACGGCCTGCGCGTCATCGACATCTCGAACAACCTCGGCGACTCCAAGTCCCTCATCACGCACCCGGCCACCACCACCCACCGGGCAATGGGGCCGGAAGGTCGTGCGGCCATTGGACTGAGTGACGGCGTGGTCCGTTTGTCCGTTGGCTTGGAAGATGTAGACGATCTCATCCTGGATCTGGAGAAGGCCCTCAAACAGGTCTAA
- a CDS encoding energy-coupling factor transporter transmembrane component T, whose product MRDALNLRGNHALLTRANPLIKFVSVFLISLVLALSIDWVSASTALVAELALFPLAGLTLRLLWQRAWPLIIAAAIGGWSTAIVAADSGSVLLDVGLWSISEGSLELGLGFMLRGLAIALPAILLMTCTDPTDLADALAQKAKLPHRFVLGSLAAMRLVGLMAEEWQTIGMARRARGVGSQGSPLQRLKATLGQSFGLLVQAVRRASRLAVTMEARGFGGGQRTWARESTYSLLDVWVLLGGLVIAAAAVLTAIGAGTWSFVWR is encoded by the coding sequence ATGAGGGACGCCCTGAACCTCCGCGGCAACCATGCCCTCCTCACCCGCGCCAACCCCTTGATTAAGTTCGTCTCCGTATTTCTTATTTCGCTGGTTCTGGCGTTGTCGATCGACTGGGTATCCGCTTCCACGGCACTCGTCGCCGAGCTGGCTCTGTTCCCCTTGGCTGGGCTCACGCTGCGGCTCCTGTGGCAACGGGCATGGCCTCTCATCATCGCGGCGGCGATTGGCGGTTGGAGTACCGCAATCGTGGCGGCTGACAGCGGGTCTGTACTGCTCGACGTCGGACTCTGGTCCATCAGCGAGGGTTCCCTTGAGCTGGGGCTGGGTTTCATGCTGCGCGGCTTGGCAATCGCACTGCCGGCGATCCTGCTGATGACCTGCACGGATCCCACCGATTTGGCTGATGCGCTGGCACAGAAGGCAAAGCTGCCACACCGCTTTGTCCTCGGGTCACTGGCTGCCATGCGCTTGGTGGGTTTGATGGCGGAGGAATGGCAGACAATCGGCATGGCCAGGCGGGCCCGCGGTGTGGGTTCGCAGGGCAGCCCGCTGCAACGGCTGAAGGCAACGCTTGGCCAGAGTTTCGGGCTGCTGGTTCAGGCAGTTCGGCGGGCCTCCCGGCTGGCCGTCACCATGGAAGCGCGTGGTTTCGGTGGCGGACAACGAACGTGGGCCCGGGAATCGACGTACTCGCTCCTGGATGTGTGGGTGCTCCTTGGCGGCCTCGTCATCGCTGCCGCTGCGGTACTGACCGCGATTGGCGCGGGCACCTGGAGTTTCGTCTGGCGTTAG
- a CDS encoding UDP-N-acetylglucosamine 1-carboxyvinyltransferase: MTQPTAEHVGLLLRNARSEKGWTQGQLASELGTSQSAIARMEQGKQNLSLRMIERLEAIFGRSIVKVGKPQMTHLRVEGGHTLSGEVDVNSSKNAGVALLCASLINRGTTTLRRLARIEEVNRIVEVLTSIGVECTWLNGSDLRIRRPEVLDLESMDVEAARRTRSVIMLLGPLLDETAEYLLPYAGGCDLGTRTVEPHMQALRQFGLTVGAKSGFYSVVAPPADGLDRSFVLSERGDTVTENAIMAAAHREGSTVIRNASPNYMVQDLCFYLQGLGVTIEGVGTTTLKITGRSAIDVDIEYFPSEDPIEAMSLITAGIVTNSEVTIRRVPIEFMEIELATLEQMGQKLEISGEYMARNGRTRLVDVTTKPSELHAPQDKIHPMPFPGLNIDNLPFFAVIAGNAEGQTMIHDWVYENRAIYLTELNKLGAQVQLLDPHRIYVNGPTKWRAAEIGCPPALRPAACLLLAMLAARGTSELRNIYVIERGYEDLAERLNTIGAKVEYFQD, translated from the coding sequence ATGACGCAACCTACCGCCGAACATGTTGGCCTCCTGCTCCGCAACGCGCGAAGCGAAAAGGGCTGGACGCAGGGGCAGTTGGCTTCTGAGCTGGGAACCAGCCAGAGCGCTATCGCCCGAATGGAGCAGGGCAAGCAGAATCTCAGCCTCCGAATGATCGAACGGCTGGAGGCCATCTTCGGCCGCTCCATCGTCAAGGTCGGCAAACCGCAGATGACGCACCTCCGGGTGGAGGGCGGTCACACGCTCTCCGGCGAAGTGGATGTCAACAGCAGCAAGAACGCCGGTGTGGCCCTGTTGTGTGCCAGCCTGATCAACCGGGGCACCACCACGCTGCGTCGCTTGGCACGTATTGAAGAAGTCAACCGGATCGTTGAAGTGCTGACGTCCATCGGCGTCGAATGCACCTGGCTCAACGGCAGCGACCTCCGTATCCGCCGGCCCGAGGTCCTGGACCTTGAATCGATGGACGTGGAGGCGGCCCGCCGCACACGAAGCGTCATTATGCTGCTCGGCCCGCTCCTGGACGAGACTGCCGAATACCTGTTGCCCTACGCCGGTGGATGCGACCTGGGCACGCGAACTGTTGAGCCCCACATGCAGGCGTTGCGCCAGTTCGGGCTCACGGTTGGGGCAAAGTCGGGCTTCTACTCCGTGGTGGCGCCCCCCGCCGATGGGCTCGACCGTTCCTTCGTCCTGTCCGAACGCGGCGACACCGTCACCGAGAACGCGATCATGGCCGCCGCGCACCGCGAGGGCAGCACTGTGATCCGCAACGCGAGCCCCAACTACATGGTCCAGGATCTCTGCTTCTACTTGCAGGGTTTGGGTGTCACCATCGAGGGCGTCGGGACTACCACATTGAAGATCACCGGCCGGTCAGCCATAGACGTTGACATTGAGTACTTCCCATCCGAGGATCCCATAGAGGCCATGAGCCTGATCACCGCGGGCATCGTGACGAACTCCGAGGTCACCATCCGCAGGGTTCCCATCGAGTTCATGGAAATTGAACTCGCCACCCTGGAACAGATGGGCCAAAAGCTCGAAATCTCAGGTGAATACATGGCGCGCAACGGTCGGACGCGTTTGGTGGACGTCACCACCAAGCCCTCCGAGCTCCACGCACCGCAGGACAAGATCCACCCCATGCCGTTCCCGGGGCTCAATATCGACAACCTGCCCTTCTTCGCCGTGATCGCCGGCAACGCCGAGGGCCAGACCATGATCCACGACTGGGTCTACGAGAACCGTGCCATTTACCTGACGGAGCTCAACAAGCTGGGCGCCCAAGTGCAACTCCTGGACCCGCACCGGATCTACGTCAACGGACCCACCAAATGGCGCGCCGCGGAGATTGGCTGCCCGCCGGCCCTGCGTCCGGCAGCGTGCCTGCTCCTGGCTATGTTGGCGGCCCGTGGAACATCGGAGCTTCGGAATATCTACGTGATTGAACGTGGCTATGAGGATCTAGCTGAGCGCTTGAACACCATCGGCGCCAAGGTGGAGTACTTCCAGGACTAA
- a CDS encoding glutamate--cysteine ligase: MRTFGVEEELLIVDPVTGEPLALADALLAGTESPPETGTGLSQELKLEQIETQTRPCHSYSELLQQIRRGRAMANDAARKHDARVAAIATSPLAKNTHTTPDPRFAVMLERFGLTAHEQLTCGFHVHTAVESPEEGVVVLDHIRDKLAVLTAISANSPYWRGVPTGFESYRIQAWNRWPTSGPSAVFGSLTAYRRMVQRLLETGVLLDEGMIYFDARISRNHPTVEVRVADVCLRSEDAALVAVLVRALVETASLEMLDGVEPASVPTALLRMASWQASNSGLRGDLLDFGDFRPQPAADVVWALVDYLSPVLDDQGELELVKAGVSDILERGNGAQEQREAAERFNNRQRDSQNLPGSPPSDEALGAVVGHAVKVTVRGAAADARKDPALNRTAPILTRVRRL, from the coding sequence ATGCGGACTTTCGGGGTTGAGGAAGAGCTACTCATCGTCGATCCTGTGACGGGCGAGCCCCTGGCCCTCGCGGATGCGCTGCTGGCTGGCACGGAATCACCCCCTGAAACCGGGACGGGCCTGAGCCAGGAACTGAAGCTGGAACAGATCGAAACCCAGACCCGTCCTTGCCATAGCTACAGCGAGCTCCTGCAGCAGATCCGGCGTGGACGTGCGATGGCCAATGACGCTGCCAGGAAGCACGACGCCCGGGTGGCCGCGATTGCCACCTCGCCCCTGGCTAAGAACACCCATACGACTCCTGATCCCCGCTTCGCCGTGATGCTTGAACGCTTCGGTTTGACGGCCCACGAGCAACTGACCTGCGGCTTCCATGTGCACACCGCCGTGGAGTCGCCTGAAGAGGGCGTGGTCGTCCTGGATCATATCCGCGACAAACTCGCTGTGTTGACGGCCATCAGCGCCAATTCACCGTACTGGCGCGGGGTGCCCACGGGTTTCGAGAGCTACAGGATCCAGGCGTGGAACCGTTGGCCAACATCCGGCCCTTCCGCTGTGTTTGGCTCGTTGACTGCCTACCGGCGGATGGTCCAGCGCCTCCTGGAGACCGGGGTGCTCCTTGACGAGGGCATGATTTACTTTGACGCCCGCATCTCCCGCAACCATCCCACCGTGGAAGTCAGGGTGGCTGATGTGTGCCTCCGTTCGGAGGACGCAGCCCTGGTTGCGGTGTTGGTGAGGGCTTTAGTGGAGACCGCTTCCCTGGAAATGCTCGACGGCGTTGAGCCCGCCTCGGTGCCGACAGCCCTGCTCCGGATGGCGAGTTGGCAAGCGAGCAACTCTGGATTGCGCGGAGACCTCCTGGACTTTGGCGACTTCCGTCCCCAACCGGCAGCTGATGTGGTTTGGGCCTTGGTGGATTATCTGAGCCCTGTCCTGGACGACCAAGGTGAACTGGAGCTCGTGAAGGCCGGAGTCTCGGACATCCTCGAACGCGGGAACGGAGCCCAGGAGCAACGCGAAGCCGCAGAGCGTTTCAACAACAGGCAACGTGATTCACAAAATTTGCCGGGAAGTCCGCCCAGTGATGAGGCCTTGGGAGCGGTGGTGGGACATGCGGTGAAAGTGACGGTCCGTGGTGCTGCAGCAGATGCACGTAAGGACCCTGCCCTCAACCGAACCGCGCCCATCCTGACAAGGGTCCGCAGGCTCTAG
- a CDS encoding PAS domain-containing protein — translation MTAVPALDPAVLPTLPPMTVADVLDRQDGVYWVVKDANSVFLWVNQNFADLVGMTKDQLIGHQDSRAAHVAHDKEVMASGKPLLNFHEVIEVPLKDGGTVNVDIVTQKGLLRSLDTGAIIGITVCFSLADPPND, via the coding sequence GTGACCGCGGTTCCGGCCCTGGATCCGGCAGTCCTGCCCACTTTGCCGCCGATGACAGTCGCCGACGTTCTGGACAGGCAGGATGGGGTCTATTGGGTGGTCAAGGACGCCAACTCCGTCTTTCTGTGGGTGAACCAGAACTTCGCCGACCTTGTGGGGATGACCAAGGACCAGTTGATCGGGCATCAGGACTCGCGGGCAGCCCATGTTGCCCACGACAAGGAAGTGATGGCCAGTGGAAAGCCCTTGCTCAATTTCCACGAGGTGATCGAAGTTCCGTTGAAGGATGGCGGGACGGTGAACGTGGACATCGTTACCCAAAAGGGGCTCCTTCGGTCGCTGGACACGGGGGCAATCATCGGGATCACTGTCTGCTTCTCACTGGCGGATCCACCCAATGACTGA
- a CDS encoding DUF1737 domain-containing protein yields the protein MPEPTEEKLSYRLITGPDTREFCERITAALAEGYVLHGSPAAAFNGTDIIVAQAVVLPTAIASADAAVANAVDQLENYEDDEAFEGHA from the coding sequence ATGCCTGAACCCACTGAAGAAAAACTCTCCTACCGCCTGATCACAGGTCCGGATACCCGTGAATTCTGCGAGCGGATCACAGCGGCCCTCGCCGAAGGCTACGTGCTCCACGGCAGCCCGGCCGCCGCCTTCAATGGCACGGATATCATCGTGGCGCAGGCCGTCGTCCTGCCCACTGCCATCGCCAGCGCAGACGCCGCAGTTGCGAATGCCGTTGACCAGTTGGAGAACTACGAAGACGACGAAGCATTCGAGGGACACGCATGA
- a CDS encoding rhodanese-like domain-containing protein: MSYAGDLTPQDAWAKLEEGAILVDVRTEGEWAHIGIPDTKATENDPLFIQWNLAGGIPNSRFLEELQQQAPEGEGVELVFICRSGQRSISAAIAATQAGFTAYNVLEGFEGDPDRYGERTINGWKNRGLPTNLGTD; the protein is encoded by the coding sequence ATGAGTTACGCAGGTGACCTGACCCCGCAGGACGCGTGGGCAAAGCTGGAAGAAGGCGCCATCCTGGTGGACGTCCGCACCGAGGGCGAGTGGGCCCACATCGGGATCCCGGACACCAAGGCCACGGAGAACGATCCCCTGTTCATCCAGTGGAACCTCGCCGGCGGCATCCCCAACTCCCGCTTCCTTGAGGAACTGCAGCAGCAGGCACCCGAGGGCGAGGGCGTGGAACTCGTTTTCATCTGCCGCTCAGGCCAGCGATCCATCTCCGCGGCCATCGCCGCGACGCAGGCTGGCTTTACCGCCTACAACGTGCTCGAAGGCTTCGAAGGCGACCCGGACCGCTACGGGGAACGCACCATCAACGGCTGGAAGAACCGTGGCCTGCCGACCAACCTGGGGACCGACTAA
- a CDS encoding aromatic amino acid ammonia-lyase translates to MSSEPRTLLIGTSPVDARSVALAALDPAFHVKLNQDALSLLGRSREVLERASTSGERIYGLNTLLGSGRDTAVEEKSVLAYQIQVVRYHNSGVGAYLDRPSSRAVILARLIGFSRGGSGVRPETAQFYAELLNRGVLPAIPREGSVGSSDLTQLAAVAAVAIGEGEAFDADGTLVPGSKALADAGLQPLRLAPGEALALVSANAYSVGAGTLALVRLQHVAEFADVALSLSLETIARYDGGGNLSPFSPAIQAAKAVDGQKDSAAAVRHMLRGGWLEDVRPEVSVQDALSFRAAPQMHGAFRSLVSQLGDALNVELNGRGDNPLVDIESGQMVSGGNFQPMQLALSFEGLRLALAHVGISSERRIAKLYPPQRVIRARHLEAASSDAALSVSGPAGGLAQEELPGLLWYSAAGLLSELKFLAAPATLGAPTLSADVEDHSTLAPLALQQLESSLEALEKLLAIEALTGSYLLLEAGAAQPLGKGTGAVVGRLADVLADRPSAPDLVERARRELRDVVAQELPATGEKEGTT, encoded by the coding sequence ATGTCCTCCGAGCCCAGGACCCTGCTGATTGGGACGTCGCCTGTGGACGCCCGCAGCGTTGCCCTGGCCGCGCTGGATCCGGCGTTTCACGTGAAACTCAACCAAGATGCGTTGTCTTTGCTGGGTCGCTCACGGGAAGTGCTGGAGCGGGCTTCGACGTCCGGGGAGAGAATCTACGGCCTCAATACCCTCCTCGGATCCGGACGCGATACAGCTGTGGAGGAGAAGTCGGTCCTGGCGTACCAAATCCAAGTAGTCAGGTATCACAACAGTGGCGTTGGCGCTTACCTGGACCGGCCCTCGTCCCGGGCCGTGATCCTCGCCCGGCTCATCGGCTTCAGCCGCGGCGGATCCGGAGTGCGGCCGGAGACAGCCCAGTTCTATGCGGAACTGCTCAACCGTGGGGTTCTTCCCGCCATTCCGCGCGAAGGCTCAGTCGGCTCGTCGGACCTCACCCAGCTGGCCGCCGTCGCCGCCGTTGCAATAGGTGAGGGTGAAGCGTTCGACGCCGATGGCACTTTGGTGCCTGGGTCAAAAGCGCTCGCCGACGCCGGTCTCCAGCCCCTGCGGCTCGCGCCCGGTGAGGCCCTGGCCCTGGTCAGCGCCAACGCTTACTCGGTAGGCGCCGGGACCCTGGCATTGGTGCGCCTGCAGCACGTGGCGGAATTCGCCGACGTCGCGCTTTCCCTGTCGCTTGAGACCATCGCAAGGTACGACGGCGGGGGGAACCTCAGCCCGTTTTCGCCGGCTATCCAGGCGGCCAAAGCGGTGGACGGGCAGAAGGACTCGGCGGCGGCCGTACGTCACATGTTGCGCGGCGGGTGGTTGGAAGATGTTCGTCCGGAAGTCTCGGTGCAGGATGCCCTGTCATTCCGTGCTGCGCCCCAGATGCATGGAGCTTTTCGTTCCTTGGTTTCCCAGCTCGGCGATGCGTTGAACGTGGAGCTGAACGGGCGCGGCGACAACCCTTTGGTGGATATCGAAAGCGGGCAGATGGTGTCCGGCGGGAACTTTCAACCCATGCAGCTGGCGCTTTCCTTTGAGGGGCTGCGGCTGGCGTTGGCGCACGTTGGGATTTCCAGCGAGCGGCGCATCGCCAAGCTGTATCCGCCGCAACGGGTGATCCGGGCGAGGCACCTGGAGGCTGCGTCCTCTGACGCTGCGCTGTCTGTGTCCGGGCCGGCCGGAGGCCTTGCGCAGGAGGAGTTGCCCGGGCTGCTCTGGTATTCCGCCGCTGGGCTGCTGTCCGAACTGAAGTTCCTGGCAGCGCCGGCGACGCTCGGGGCACCCACCCTCTCGGCCGACGTCGAGGATCACTCCACCTTGGCCCCGTTGGCTTTGCAGCAACTCGAAAGCTCGTTGGAGGCCTTGGAGAAATTGCTTGCTATCGAGGCCTTGACGGGGTCATATCTGCTGCTCGAAGCAGGTGCCGCGCAGCCGCTCGGAAAGGGGACAGGCGCCGTCGTGGGTCGGCTGGCCGACGTGCTGGCGGACCGGCCGTCGGCTCCGGACCTGGTGGAGCGTGCGCGGCGTGAGTTGCGCGACGTGGTGGCGCAGGAATTGCCGGCTACGGGTGAAAAGGAGGGGACAACGTGA
- a CDS encoding cupin domain-containing protein, with amino-acid sequence MTDVDLAGGSLGIHSASRDSASPDAKEWIKRLDMTPSGVGGWFAPAMVSDELIAGPALPPRFGSDHPLYSSNWYLLQAGEVLQLHTLKQDELWFFHLGTPIRLHVFSQTEGYSSTVFGPDPEAGEILHGAAPHSTWFGAELAGAGFALVSCSLSPGYEPTDSAKPTSEDVEALVAQFPDQAELIRRLAAG; translated from the coding sequence ATGACTGACGTGGATCTGGCAGGCGGGAGCCTGGGCATCCACTCCGCCAGCCGGGACTCAGCCAGCCCGGATGCGAAGGAATGGATCAAGCGGTTGGACATGACGCCGTCGGGCGTTGGCGGCTGGTTCGCGCCGGCAATGGTGAGCGACGAGCTGATCGCGGGCCCGGCGTTGCCACCGCGCTTTGGCAGTGACCATCCGCTGTACAGCTCCAACTGGTACCTGCTGCAGGCGGGGGAAGTCCTCCAATTGCACACCTTGAAGCAGGACGAGCTCTGGTTCTTCCATCTGGGCACGCCAATCCGGCTGCACGTCTTTTCGCAGACAGAGGGGTACTCGTCAACGGTGTTCGGCCCGGATCCGGAGGCTGGTGAGATTCTGCATGGAGCAGCGCCGCATTCCACGTGGTTTGGGGCTGAGTTGGCTGGCGCCGGTTTCGCCCTGGTCAGCTGCAGCCTGTCCCCCGGCTATGAACCGACGGATTCCGCGAAACCCACGAGCGAAGATGTGGAGGCACTCGTGGCGCAGTTCCCCGATCAGGCCGAGTTGATCAGGAGGCTGGCAGCCGGCTAA
- a CDS encoding NtaA/DmoA family FMN-dependent monooxygenase (This protein belongs to a clade of FMN-dependent monooxygenases, within a broader family of flavin-dependent oxidoreductases, the luciferase-like monooxygenase (LMM) family, some of whose members use coenzyme F420 rather than FMN.) has protein sequence MNGQDSSTLKPMLHFGWFVGHGFGVQGWGTPGYSLGYDWKKPALYQEAVRAFEQSGLDLFIIEDSLTVPDTYGGTAEVSLAHASFAPKHDPLALVPYLLSATKHLGIVPTVSASFYPPFTAARLLATLQHFSEGQLGWNVVTSGSDLAAQNYGLDQQIEHDLRYEKAEEFVDVVRRLWRSWEPGAVLEDVEAGVFADHTKVHPINHQGDFFKVRGPLNTAPLPEEPVLVQAGASPRGKAFAGGHADVAIALARGVDGMKAYRDSIRAEAAQAGRNPDDVKVLFVLKPTIVGSPAEAEELRARRRELTQRDIDSQLNSISYLSVIDFKQFDLDAPLPELSTNSNQGTLEHFAKAAPPGSTLRQILQARSGGAGDSIIGTVGEIADYLEETGEAVGGDGFLFSGFVDPVTVHGVLDKLTPELRRRGLLRKSYGNGGFRQNLLDF, from the coding sequence GTGAACGGACAAGACAGTTCTACACTCAAGCCCATGCTGCATTTTGGATGGTTCGTGGGGCACGGTTTCGGCGTCCAGGGCTGGGGCACTCCCGGATATAGCCTGGGCTACGACTGGAAGAAGCCGGCCCTGTATCAAGAGGCCGTCCGGGCCTTCGAACAATCCGGGCTTGACCTGTTCATCATCGAGGATTCCCTCACTGTTCCGGACACCTATGGCGGCACTGCCGAGGTTTCACTGGCGCATGCCTCCTTTGCGCCCAAGCATGATCCCTTGGCGCTGGTCCCGTACCTTCTTTCGGCAACCAAGCACCTGGGGATCGTGCCCACGGTCAGTGCATCGTTCTATCCTCCCTTCACGGCGGCCCGCCTCCTGGCTACGCTCCAGCATTTCTCCGAGGGGCAGCTGGGCTGGAACGTTGTTACCTCCGGCAGCGACCTTGCGGCGCAGAATTATGGGCTGGACCAGCAGATCGAGCACGACCTGCGATATGAGAAGGCGGAGGAATTCGTCGACGTCGTCCGGCGGCTCTGGCGGAGCTGGGAACCTGGCGCTGTGCTTGAGGACGTTGAGGCCGGCGTGTTCGCGGACCACACCAAAGTGCACCCCATCAACCATCAAGGTGACTTCTTCAAGGTCCGGGGCCCGTTGAATACCGCGCCCTTGCCGGAGGAGCCCGTGCTGGTGCAGGCCGGTGCTTCGCCACGCGGCAAAGCCTTCGCGGGTGGGCACGCGGATGTGGCGATCGCCTTGGCGCGGGGCGTTGACGGCATGAAGGCCTACCGGGATTCCATCCGTGCCGAGGCCGCCCAAGCTGGCAGGAACCCCGACGACGTCAAGGTACTCTTCGTGCTGAAGCCCACCATAGTCGGCTCACCAGCCGAGGCCGAGGAGTTGCGGGCGCGGCGCCGGGAGCTCACCCAGCGTGACATCGACAGCCAGCTCAACTCGATCTCCTACCTCTCGGTGATCGATTTCAAGCAATTCGACCTCGATGCGCCGTTGCCTGAACTGAGTACCAACAGCAACCAAGGCACGTTGGAACACTTCGCGAAGGCAGCGCCCCCGGGGTCTACCCTGCGCCAGATCCTGCAAGCACGCAGCGGTGGTGCCGGCGATTCGATCATCGGCACGGTTGGTGAAATCGCGGATTACCTTGAGGAGACCGGCGAGGCCGTGGGTGGCGACGGCTTCCTCTTCTCCGGCTTTGTGGACCCCGTGACCGTCCATGGCGTGTTGGACAAGCTCACTCCCGAACTGCGCCGCCGCGGCCTGTTGAGGAAGAGTTACGGCAACGGCGGCTTCCGCCAAAACCTCCTGGACTTCTGA